One segment of Ascidiaceihabitans donghaensis DNA contains the following:
- a CDS encoding response regulator has product MTLANKLAEERRGRLAAERLLELKQAELFAANRKLGKHAQALSNEIVETRAEVATVRDENERVKSDLTVANQKIMIAERRLWHSVETITDGFAFFNAENLMVAANKSYLSIFDGLENIKPGVNYITILQALTDEGIVDTGDLSVDAWREMMTNRWHDPDPEPVTIRLWNDQYIKLVDRRGQGGDIVSLGLNITAAVLNENDLHEAREVAEAANRAKSAFLANMSHEIRTPMNGVVGMSDLLVETDLTEEQQLYVETIKNSGEALLVIINDVLDYSKIEAERLELHPEPFDLERSIHEIIMLLQPLARDKGLNLLLDYDLFLPTSFVGDPGRIRQVLTNLMGNAVKFTASGHVLVRVIGVPNPETGNADVTITIEDTGIGIANDMVGHIFGEFNQVENERNRKFDGTGLGLAISQRLIKLMGGDIWVTSEENVGSCFGVRLTMDTTDDQTQMAPLIPNGLHHVMVVDDIAANRTILEKQLELLGLTVTSCTNGKNALSQLDSTVDLILTDHNMPEMDGMELAEAIRSRGDDTPIILLSSDPGFAEKEPARKHLHALMQKPVPRKQLFAKLESLGADHSIEVIPPVAEQTADATPIGWSEELATPHDTRKMRILAAEDNKTNRLVFQKMVKELDIELMFASDGLQAVKMFESFEPDLIFMDISMPKMDGKEATGAIRKLEQTTGGHVPIVALTAHAMDGDDQGILQAGLDHYLTKPLRKPEIMERIEACAPAHVTPPMQHQAQAS; this is encoded by the coding sequence ATGACTCTGGCCAACAAACTGGCAGAAGAACGACGCGGGCGATTGGCTGCGGAACGTTTGCTGGAATTGAAACAGGCCGAACTTTTTGCTGCAAACCGCAAATTGGGCAAACACGCGCAGGCGCTTAGCAATGAAATAGTAGAAACACGGGCCGAAGTCGCAACTGTTCGTGATGAAAACGAACGCGTTAAATCAGACCTGACCGTGGCCAATCAAAAGATCATGATCGCAGAACGGCGGTTATGGCATTCGGTTGAAACGATCACGGACGGTTTTGCCTTTTTCAACGCGGAAAATCTGATGGTCGCCGCCAACAAATCCTATTTGTCGATCTTTGACGGGTTGGAAAACATCAAGCCTGGCGTCAACTATATTACTATTCTACAAGCACTTACAGACGAAGGCATTGTCGATACCGGCGATCTGTCCGTCGATGCCTGGCGCGAAATGATGACCAATCGCTGGCACGACCCGGATCCAGAACCTGTCACCATCCGGTTGTGGAACGATCAATACATCAAACTGGTCGATAGACGTGGGCAAGGCGGCGACATTGTTTCTCTTGGGCTGAACATCACAGCCGCTGTTCTGAACGAAAATGACTTACATGAAGCGCGCGAAGTGGCAGAAGCCGCAAACCGTGCCAAATCAGCCTTCTTGGCCAACATGAGCCATGAAATCCGCACCCCCATGAATGGTGTCGTCGGCATGTCTGACCTTTTGGTCGAGACCGATTTAACCGAGGAACAGCAGCTGTACGTCGAAACCATCAAAAATTCAGGCGAGGCACTGCTGGTCATCATCAACGACGTTCTCGACTATTCGAAGATCGAAGCAGAACGTCTGGAACTGCACCCAGAGCCCTTTGATTTAGAACGCAGCATCCACGAAATCATCATGTTGCTTCAGCCTTTGGCGCGGGACAAAGGGCTGAACTTGCTTCTTGATTACGACTTGTTCTTACCGACCAGCTTCGTCGGTGATCCGGGACGCATTCGACAGGTTTTGACCAACTTGATGGGCAATGCGGTCAAATTCACGGCCTCCGGACATGTTTTGGTACGCGTCATTGGCGTTCCGAATCCTGAAACAGGCAACGCAGACGTCACGATCACCATTGAAGACACAGGTATCGGCATTGCAAATGATATGGTCGGGCATATTTTTGGTGAATTCAATCAGGTCGAAAACGAACGCAACCGGAAGTTCGACGGAACCGGGTTAGGGTTGGCGATTTCACAGCGTTTGATCAAGCTGATGGGCGGCGACATCTGGGTGACCAGCGAAGAAAACGTAGGGTCGTGTTTCGGGGTGCGTCTTACGATGGACACCACGGACGACCAGACGCAAATGGCGCCTTTGATCCCCAACGGGCTGCATCATGTGATGGTGGTTGATGACATCGCCGCAAACCGTACGATTTTGGAAAAACAACTAGAACTGTTGGGCCTTACCGTCACAAGCTGCACGAATGGCAAAAATGCATTGTCCCAGCTGGACAGCACAGTGGATTTGATCCTGACCGACCACAACATGCCTGAAATGGACGGTATGGAGTTGGCTGAAGCCATTCGCTCACGCGGCGACGACACCCCGATTATCTTACTCAGCTCGGACCCCGGGTTTGCCGAAAAGGAACCCGCCCGCAAGCATTTGCACGCTTTGATGCAAAAGCCGGTGCCACGTAAGCAACTGTTCGCAAAGCTGGAATCGCTTGGTGCAGATCACAGCATAGAGGTCATACCCCCTGTAGCGGAACAAACGGCGGATGCCACACCTATCGGTTGGTCAGAGGAACTGGCCACGCCCCATGACACCCGAAAAATGCGCATTTTGGCCGCGGAAGACAACAAGACCAACAGGTTGGTGTTTCAAAAGATGGTCAAAGAACTGGACATCGAGTTGATGTTCGCAAGCGACGGGCTTCAGGCCGTTAAAATGTTTGAAAGCTTCGAGCCGGACCTGATCTTCATGGACATCTCGATGCCAAAAATGGACGGCAAAGAAGCAACCGGCGCCATCCGAAAACTTGAACAAACCACGGGCGGTCACGTGCCGATCGTTGCGCTAACCGCGCACGCCATGGACGGCGACGACCAAGGAATACTGCAAGCCGGTTTGGATCACTATCTGACCAAACCATTGCGCAAGCCGGAAATCATGGAACGGATTGAAGCCTGCGCACCCGCGCATGTCACGCCACCCATGCAACATCAGGCTCAGGCAAGCTAA
- the recQ gene encoding DNA helicase RecQ, with amino-acid sequence MTSAATLLSDVFGFDAFRAGQQEIVEAVTDGENVLAIMPTGGGKSLCFQLPALMRSGVTVVISPLIALMRDQVRALQEAGVCAGALTSGNTEEETDAVWDGLERGDLKLLYMAPERLASSGTRDMLRRVGVSLIAVDEAHCVSQWGHDFRPDYLRIGELRRALDVPLAAFTATADAETQVEIVQKLFDGTAPRAFLRGFDRPNIHLAFASKDSPRRQILDFAAARKGQSGIVYCGTRAKTEGIAGALRDAGHAAMHYHGGMEADDRRIAERRFQQEDGLIVVATVAFGMGVDKPDIRWVAHADLPKSIEAYYQEIGRAGRDGAPAETLTLFGPEDIRLRRTQIDEGLAPPERRAADHARLNALLGLAEALECRRKTLLKYFDETDVTCGSCDLCDAPVDVFDGTTAVRKALSAMLRTDEWFGAGHLIDILLGNETDKIRQRGHSSLPTYGVGKEYDKRQWQAVFRQMMGHDLVRPDPERHGALRMTDAALPILRDEAKISLRRDTIKSAGKNRRPAAKEMVSEEDAPLLSALKAKRRGFAETNKVPAYIIFNDRTLIEMAETRPKTLDDMARIGGVGAKKLESYGAAFLEVINGEAEMMHPTRRKLAGRDAGDVYDRLLEVQSQLARGADGIDKPLSCSASQLAKVAQMRPGDVQGLERLLGDKRSQRFGPAFLDVLRDAG; translated from the coding sequence ATGACCAGCGCTGCCACGCTGCTTTCTGACGTTTTTGGCTTTGATGCCTTCCGCGCTGGCCAACAAGAGATTGTTGAGGCCGTAACGGACGGCGAAAACGTGTTGGCCATCATGCCGACGGGTGGTGGTAAATCCCTTTGTTTTCAATTACCTGCTTTGATGCGGTCTGGGGTGACTGTGGTGATTTCGCCGCTGATCGCTTTGATGCGCGATCAGGTGCGGGCGTTGCAGGAAGCGGGCGTTTGCGCGGGGGCTTTGACCTCTGGCAACACCGAAGAAGAAACTGATGCGGTCTGGGACGGTTTGGAACGTGGCGACCTGAAGTTGTTGTACATGGCGCCAGAAAGGCTTGCCTCGTCTGGGACCCGCGACATGTTGCGGCGGGTGGGGGTGTCCTTGATCGCGGTGGATGAGGCGCATTGCGTGAGCCAATGGGGGCATGATTTTCGCCCTGATTACCTGCGCATTGGCGAATTGCGGCGTGCTTTGGACGTTCCCTTGGCGGCATTCACAGCGACGGCAGACGCCGAAACCCAAGTCGAAATCGTGCAAAAGCTGTTCGATGGAACGGCACCGCGTGCGTTCTTGCGTGGATTTGATCGGCCCAATATCCACTTGGCGTTCGCTTCAAAAGACAGCCCGCGTCGTCAGATTTTGGATTTTGCCGCGGCGCGAAAAGGGCAATCTGGCATCGTTTATTGTGGCACCCGTGCGAAAACCGAAGGTATCGCAGGGGCGCTGCGCGACGCCGGGCATGCAGCGATGCATTATCACGGTGGTATGGAAGCCGATGACCGACGGATCGCAGAGCGGCGGTTTCAGCAAGAAGACGGCTTGATTGTTGTGGCTACTGTCGCTTTTGGAATGGGCGTCGACAAGCCGGATATCCGCTGGGTTGCACATGCGGATTTGCCGAAATCAATCGAAGCGTATTATCAGGAAATCGGTCGCGCCGGACGCGATGGGGCGCCGGCAGAAACGCTGACTTTGTTTGGCCCCGAAGATATTCGATTGCGCCGCACCCAGATCGATGAAGGGCTTGCACCACCTGAACGCCGCGCCGCGGATCATGCGCGTTTGAATGCACTGCTGGGGCTGGCCGAAGCGTTGGAATGTCGCCGCAAAACGCTGTTGAAGTATTTTGATGAAACGGACGTCACCTGCGGCTCGTGTGATTTATGTGATGCACCTGTGGATGTCTTCGATGGGACAACGGCAGTACGCAAGGCCTTGTCGGCGATGTTACGCACCGATGAATGGTTTGGTGCGGGGCATCTGATCGACATTTTGCTGGGCAACGAAACGGATAAAATCCGCCAGCGTGGGCATAGTAGCTTGCCGACCTATGGTGTGGGCAAAGAATATGACAAGCGCCAGTGGCAGGCTGTGTTTCGCCAGATGATGGGTCATGATTTGGTGCGCCCTGATCCTGAACGACACGGTGCGCTTCGCATGACGGATGCAGCGTTGCCAATTTTACGAGACGAGGCAAAAATTTCGTTACGCCGGGATACCATCAAATCCGCAGGCAAGAACCGTCGTCCGGCGGCCAAGGAAATGGTGTCTGAAGAAGATGCGCCGCTGCTGAGTGCGCTAAAAGCCAAGCGTCGTGGTTTTGCAGAAACCAACAAAGTGCCCGCCTACATTATTTTCAACGATCGTACCCTGATAGAGATGGCCGAGACACGCCCCAAAACTCTGGATGATATGGCGCGGATCGGCGGTGTCGGTGCCAAGAAACTTGAAAGCTACGGTGCCGCATTTCTGGAAGTGATCAACGGTGAAGCGGAAATGATGCATCCCACCCGGCGTAAACTGGCGGGCCGCGATGCGGGCGATGTGTATGACAGATTGCTGGAGGTGCAGTCGCAATTGGCCCGCGGTGCTGATGGGATCGATAAACCCCTGAGCTGTTCTGCGTCGCAATTGGCCAAAGTCGCGCAAATGCGGCCAGGTGATGTTCAAGGGTTAGAGCGGTTGTTGGGCGACAAACGCTCACAAAGATTTGGGCCGGCATTTCTGGACGTATTGCGGGACGCGGGCTAG
- a CDS encoding queuosine precursor transporter, with protein MTRLSSLLPGIFAMAAIVVASNILVQFLILDGLLTWGAFTYPLAFLVTDVMNRIYGVAAARRVVFAGFVTGIICSLIGSQIMLEYGPAVPLRIAVASGVGFLLAQMTDVSIFNRLRTGAWWRAPLASTIVGSALDTALFFTIAFSASVTIFGANADGAINWAWEAVPFMMSGPEAPLWVTLAFADWLVKLGVALLALVPFRILTARLTAAR; from the coding sequence ATGACACGTCTTTCCAGCCTTCTTCCGGGCATCTTCGCCATGGCGGCCATTGTGGTTGCCTCCAACATCCTTGTTCAATTTCTGATCCTTGACGGCCTGCTTACGTGGGGCGCGTTCACCTACCCGTTGGCATTTCTTGTCACCGATGTGATGAATCGCATCTACGGGGTCGCTGCTGCACGCCGCGTCGTGTTTGCAGGTTTTGTGACAGGGATCATCTGTTCGCTGATCGGCAGCCAGATCATGCTGGAATACGGCCCCGCCGTGCCATTGCGTATCGCTGTTGCGTCAGGGGTTGGGTTCCTTTTGGCGCAAATGACCGATGTCAGCATCTTCAACCGCCTGCGCACCGGCGCGTGGTGGCGCGCACCTTTGGCATCGACCATCGTGGGATCGGCGCTGGACACTGCCTTGTTTTTCACCATCGCCTTTTCGGCTTCTGTCACGATCTTTGGCGCCAATGCAGACGGCGCAATCAACTGGGCGTGGGAAGCTGTGCCCTTCATGATGTCCGGCCCCGAAGCCCCCTTGTGGGTGACGCTCGCCTTTGCCGATTGGCTGGTGAAGCTGGGCGTGGCCTTGTTGGCACTGGTTCCGTTCCGCATTCTGACGGCACGCCTGACAGCGGCCCGTTAA
- a CDS encoding thioesterase family protein, producing the protein MFPFIRFFKDILMARRLPPLENFNDTHVSHHICWPWDLDMFAEMNNGRVLTISDLGRFALAQRGGLIALLFKKKWALAMAGATVRYRKRITIFQKFTTHSRAVCWDDRFIYLEHAMFFPDGTCANHILYRAAVLENRKAIDPARVAEGLGRDPVSPPFPDWIKAWVDADAQRPWPPMQDPAQDS; encoded by the coding sequence ATGTTTCCCTTCATCCGCTTTTTCAAAGACATCCTGATGGCGCGCCGCCTGCCGCCTTTGGAAAATTTCAATGACACGCATGTCTCGCACCACATTTGCTGGCCATGGGACTTGGACATGTTTGCAGAAATGAACAATGGTCGAGTGCTAACGATCTCGGATCTGGGACGCTTCGCGCTGGCGCAACGTGGCGGGTTGATTGCATTGCTGTTCAAGAAAAAATGGGCGCTGGCCATGGCCGGGGCAACTGTGCGTTACCGCAAACGCATCACTATTTTTCAAAAGTTCACCACCCACAGCCGCGCAGTGTGCTGGGATGACCGTTTCATTTACCTTGAACACGCGATGTTTTTCCCCGATGGAACGTGCGCCAACCACATCCTGTACCGCGCTGCCGTTTTGGAAAACCGCAAGGCCATTGACCCTGCCCGCGTCGCCGAAGGCTTGGGGCGCGATCCCGTTAGCCCACCCTTTCCCGACTGGATCAAAGCCTGGGTAGATGCCGACGCCCAGCGCCCCTGGCCCCCAATGCAAGACCCCGCGCAAGACAGTTAA
- a CDS encoding MFS transporter has protein sequence MAEISQRKRIWGWYFFDWASQPYNTLILTFIFGPYFAQVASQNLVGTGLEKDAADALAQAYWGYGLTATGIMIAILAPVLGSVSDNSGRKMPWIWLFSVMYFVGAMGLWLAAPDNFSVVTTLIFFGIGLIGMEFTTIFTNSYLPTLGDKDDLGRISGSGWAFGYVGGVVSLLVMLGLFQATDTGNTMLGLKPLFGLDPATKADTRIVGPMTAIWFAVFMIPFFMYMRDEPVVGKAAYSIKDSLAELFTTIKSLPSRPSLFAYLGSSMFYRDALNGLYTFGGIYALGVLDWSITQVGVFGILGAVSGAVFCWVAGYIDKSMGPKPVIVGSVLVLMAAAMLIISLTPTSVLWLNVGEGSPLPNIAFYVAGAMIGAGGGVVQSASRNMLTRQAKPERITEAFGLYALSGKATSFMAPFLIAVTSQITGSQRLGVTPLVVLFIIGLILLLWVKPDGEHE, from the coding sequence ATGGCAGAGATTTCACAACGCAAGCGCATTTGGGGTTGGTACTTCTTCGACTGGGCCAGCCAGCCCTATAACACATTGATTTTGACGTTCATCTTCGGGCCCTATTTCGCCCAAGTGGCCAGCCAGAACCTTGTTGGCACGGGCCTTGAAAAAGACGCGGCAGACGCGCTGGCCCAAGCGTACTGGGGATACGGGCTAACAGCCACGGGCATCATGATCGCCATTCTTGCGCCTGTTCTTGGATCGGTTTCTGACAATTCCGGCCGGAAAATGCCGTGGATCTGGCTGTTTTCCGTCATGTACTTTGTTGGCGCAATGGGATTGTGGCTCGCCGCGCCCGACAATTTCTCGGTGGTGACCACTCTGATTTTCTTCGGAATCGGACTGATCGGTATGGAGTTCACGACAATTTTCACAAACTCCTACCTACCCACCCTTGGGGACAAAGACGACCTTGGGCGCATTTCCGGATCGGGATGGGCCTTTGGCTACGTTGGCGGGGTTGTCTCGTTACTGGTCATGCTGGGACTGTTTCAAGCCACCGACACCGGCAACACCATGTTGGGATTGAAACCCTTGTTCGGGCTGGACCCTGCAACAAAAGCGGACACCCGCATCGTTGGCCCCATGACGGCCATCTGGTTTGCGGTCTTTATGATCCCGTTCTTCATGTACATGCGCGACGAACCCGTGGTTGGCAAAGCGGCCTATTCGATCAAAGACAGCTTGGCAGAGCTGTTTACCACTATCAAATCATTGCCCTCACGCCCGTCTTTGTTCGCATATCTGGGGTCATCCATGTTCTATCGCGACGCATTGAACGGGCTATACACTTTTGGCGGCATTTACGCTTTGGGCGTTTTGGACTGGTCGATCACCCAAGTCGGGGTCTTTGGCATTCTGGGCGCAGTCAGCGGGGCGGTATTTTGCTGGGTTGCAGGTTACATTGACAAATCCATGGGTCCAAAACCTGTGATTGTGGGCAGCGTTTTGGTGCTGATGGCGGCAGCGATGCTTATCATTTCTTTGACCCCGACGTCTGTTCTTTGGCTGAATGTCGGTGAAGGGTCGCCCCTGCCCAACATCGCGTTTTATGTGGCTGGTGCGATGATCGGTGCAGGTGGCGGCGTTGTTCAATCCGCATCCCGCAACATGCTGACACGTCAGGCCAAACCAGAGCGCATCACAGAAGCCTTTGGCCTTTACGCGCTCTCGGGCAAAGCCACGTCTTTCATGGCGCCTTTCCTGATTGCGGTGACCAGCCAAATCACGGGCTCCCAAAGGTTGGGCGTGACACCGCTGGTTGTGCTTTTCATCATTGGCCTGATCCTGTTACTCTGGGTGAAACCGGACGGAGAACATGAGTAA
- the mepA gene encoding penicillin-insensitive murein endopeptidase, whose translation MIKIRSTFAMVAAFVLVACAGSSDTNIDGTPVKEPTAAELRGLAKSAFGAKRSASAQRPAAFGSYAKGCAAGSVQLAETGPTWQAMRLSRNRNWGHPELVDMVQKLSRKAAAQPGWNGLYVGDLSQPRGGPMLTGHRSHQIGLDADIWMLPAKNLNLSTTDRENISSISTRRAKGAYTNSNWSPAHHEIIKAAAKDKRTARIFVFPGAKVKMCNDEKGDRSWLNKVRPWYGHHYHFHVRLKCPKGARGCVDQAAPPKGDGCADARQWVKDILNPPPPKPRDPNAKPPKPRRELRVADLPGSCSAVLASD comes from the coding sequence ATGATTAAGATCCGCAGTACCTTTGCCATGGTGGCAGCCTTTGTTCTTGTCGCCTGCGCTGGCAGTTCCGACACCAACATCGACGGCACCCCTGTGAAAGAACCAACCGCCGCCGAATTGCGCGGCTTGGCAAAGTCTGCCTTTGGCGCGAAACGCAGCGCTTCGGCACAGCGTCCAGCCGCTTTTGGCAGCTACGCAAAGGGCTGTGCGGCAGGGTCCGTACAACTGGCGGAAACCGGCCCCACATGGCAGGCGATGCGCCTGTCACGCAACCGCAACTGGGGGCACCCCGAACTTGTGGACATGGTGCAAAAGCTGTCGCGCAAAGCGGCGGCGCAACCCGGATGGAACGGGCTTTATGTGGGTGATCTGAGCCAGCCGCGCGGGGGGCCGATGTTAACAGGCCACCGCAGCCACCAGATTGGATTGGACGCGGACATCTGGATGCTGCCCGCCAAAAACCTGAACCTAAGCACAACGGATCGCGAAAATATCTCAAGCATTTCCACGCGTCGCGCCAAAGGGGCCTATACCAATTCCAATTGGTCGCCCGCGCATCACGAAATCATCAAAGCCGCCGCCAAAGACAAACGCACCGCCCGCATTTTTGTCTTCCCCGGCGCAAAGGTGAAAATGTGCAACGACGAAAAAGGCGACCGGTCGTGGCTGAATAAAGTGCGCCCGTGGTACGGTCACCACTACCATTTCCATGTGCGCCTGAAATGCCCCAAAGGTGCACGCGGCTGCGTCGATCAAGCAGCCCCACCCAAAGGGGACGGCTGCGCGGATGCACGCCAATGGGTCAAAGACATCTTGAACCCGCCCCCCCCAAAACCACGAGATCCAAACGCAAAGCCGCCCAAACCGCGTCGTGAATTGCGCGTGGCAGACCTTCCGGGCTCATGTTCCGCAGTCTTGGCGTCGGATTAG
- the yaaA gene encoding peroxide stress protein YaaA translates to MLVVISPAKRLDWEERDVAMTAPDFQDDAIRLTKTARNLTLGKLKDLMHLSDDLAKLNRDRFKAFEDAPSVDVTRPAALAFAGDTYQGLEAQTLDSDEMAWAQEHLRILSGLYGVLRPLDAIQPYRLEMGSRLKTRRGTNLYEYWGDDLSKALNMQGASVGTETLINCASQEYFGAVAMKSLKLRVITPAFMEDKGQGPKIVSFFAKKARGAMARFVVQNRLTHPDDILGFETGGYAYQPDLSTEDKPVFVRPYPT, encoded by the coding sequence ATGTTGGTAGTCATTTCTCCGGCCAAAAGGCTGGATTGGGAAGAACGTGATGTGGCCATGACGGCACCTGATTTTCAGGATGACGCGATCAGACTGACCAAAACTGCACGTAATTTGACGTTGGGCAAGTTGAAGGACTTGATGCATCTCAGCGATGATTTGGCGAAATTGAACCGCGACCGGTTTAAGGCGTTTGAAGATGCACCAAGCGTGGATGTGACCCGTCCGGCCGCCTTGGCTTTTGCTGGTGATACGTACCAAGGGCTTGAAGCGCAGACGTTGGATTCTGACGAAATGGCATGGGCCCAAGAGCATCTGCGTATTTTGTCGGGGCTCTACGGCGTATTGCGGCCACTGGATGCCATTCAGCCCTATCGTCTGGAAATGGGCAGCCGTCTAAAAACACGCCGTGGTACTAATCTGTATGAATATTGGGGTGACGATCTGTCAAAGGCTTTGAACATGCAAGGTGCGTCTGTTGGGACAGAAACCTTGATCAATTGCGCAAGCCAAGAGTATTTCGGAGCTGTTGCGATGAAGTCCCTGAAACTGCGGGTGATTACACCGGCCTTCATGGAAGACAAAGGCCAAGGTCCCAAGATTGTGAGCTTCTTTGCCAAAAAGGCACGCGGGGCAATGGCGCGCTTTGTTGTGCAGAACCGTCTGACGCATCCCGACGATATTTTGGGATTTGAAACGGGTGGCTATGCCTATCAACCTGATCTTTCCACAGAAGATAAACCGGTTTTTGTCCGCCCTTACCCAACCTAG
- a CDS encoding YggT family protein yields MIIIYDALQLVLGVAYFIIIAHVIMSWLINFQVLNLHQPIVSQIWYGISRLLEPMYARIRSFLPATGGLDLAPLVALLAVILLRSSVLPVLFGLR; encoded by the coding sequence ATGATCATTATTTACGATGCACTGCAATTGGTTTTGGGTGTCGCCTATTTTATCATCATCGCGCATGTGATCATGAGCTGGTTGATCAACTTTCAGGTGCTGAACCTGCATCAGCCAATCGTTTCGCAAATCTGGTATGGCATTTCGCGCCTGCTTGAACCGATGTATGCGCGTATTCGCAGCTTCCTACCGGCAACAGGTGGGCTTGATCTGGCCCCGCTTGTGGCTTTGCTTGCGGTGATTTTGTTGCGTTCGTCTGTGCTGCCGGTTTTGTTCGGGCTGCGTTAG
- a CDS encoding esterase-like activity of phytase family protein, whose protein sequence is MFRSLGVGLALFASSLGAQTLDFMSATSIDGTAKTLGGLSAIETGDGVHALAVSDRGFFFDLHLMRDAAGVIVEVQASPANIAPTQQDTEGLAMTPSETYVSFEGPARIRTLDGMSLRRHSDFRKMPSNRALEALAIDADGRLYTLQERTGTSDAPFPLYVFDQGRWTKTDVIPKRGPFVPVGADFGPDGFLYLLERHFTPIGFRSQIRRFDLAKPDLGEKLLLTTFALQHDNLEGITVWTDPDGHIRLTLVSDDNFQPLQRNQVVEYRLTE, encoded by the coding sequence ATGTTCCGCAGTCTTGGCGTCGGATTAGCGCTGTTTGCGTCCTCTTTGGGGGCGCAAACGCTGGACTTTATGTCTGCGACGTCCATCGATGGAACCGCCAAAACGTTAGGCGGGCTATCGGCGATTGAAACCGGCGATGGGGTTCATGCCTTAGCTGTTTCCGATCGTGGTTTCTTCTTTGATCTGCATCTGATGCGCGATGCCGCTGGTGTGATTGTAGAAGTTCAGGCAAGCCCCGCCAACATCGCCCCGACGCAGCAGGACACCGAAGGGCTGGCGATGACACCGTCCGAAACCTACGTGTCTTTTGAAGGGCCTGCACGCATCCGCACATTGGACGGGATGTCCCTGCGCAGGCATTCGGATTTTCGCAAAATGCCATCCAATCGCGCCCTTGAGGCCTTGGCCATCGATGCGGATGGGCGCCTTTACACGCTACAAGAACGCACCGGTACAAGTGACGCGCCTTTCCCGCTGTATGTGTTTGATCAAGGCCGATGGACCAAGACCGATGTTATTCCGAAACGCGGACCGTTTGTGCCTGTCGGGGCTGATTTCGGGCCAGACGGCTTTCTGTATTTGTTAGAACGTCATTTCACCCCAATCGGGTTTCGCAGCCAAATACGGCGTTTCGATTTGGCAAAGCCAGACTTGGGCGAAAAGCTGTTGCTGACCACCTTTGCACTGCAACACGACAATCTGGAAGGGATCACGGTCTGGACAGACCCCGATGGTCACATCCGGCTGACACTGGTGTCGGACGACAACTTCCAACCGCTACAACGCAATCAGGTCGTAGAATACCGTCTTACGGAATGA